The Aggregatilinea lenta genome includes a region encoding these proteins:
- a CDS encoding YwiC-like family protein, whose protein sequence is MPSSVTTAAPAVRLKSVALPPEHGGWGFVIEPILLGLLVAPSWGGLAFGVAVLGAFLARHPLKIAVTDHRRGRRYARTAAAERVAAIYLVLVVVGGAAALLLAGPAILVPVALAAPMGIVQLGGTLAGRGRDLLPELAGAVALAAAAASIARAGDGSVSVALGLWAILAARDVPSILYVRERLRLDKGRTHAPTLVLAANGVAAIALALLVVVQRAPWLSLLAVIALAARAVWGLSPNRRPVPVKVIGFLEVFYGLLVVVLAALGHHLGL, encoded by the coding sequence ATGCCGTCCTCCGTGACTACCGCCGCTCCCGCCGTTCGCCTGAAGTCCGTTGCGCTGCCGCCGGAACACGGCGGCTGGGGTTTCGTGATCGAGCCGATCCTGCTGGGGCTGCTGGTCGCGCCGTCGTGGGGTGGGCTGGCGTTTGGTGTGGCCGTGCTGGGCGCGTTCCTGGCGCGGCATCCGCTGAAGATCGCGGTGACAGATCATCGGCGCGGGCGGCGCTATGCACGCACCGCGGCAGCGGAGCGGGTCGCGGCGATCTATCTGGTGCTGGTCGTGGTAGGCGGGGCTGCGGCGCTGCTGCTGGCCGGCCCTGCGATTCTGGTCCCGGTCGCGCTGGCCGCGCCGATGGGGATCGTGCAGCTGGGCGGCACGCTGGCCGGACGCGGGCGCGACCTGCTGCCGGAGCTGGCGGGCGCGGTGGCTCTGGCGGCGGCTGCGGCCAGCATCGCGCGAGCAGGCGATGGATCAGTGAGCGTCGCGCTGGGTTTGTGGGCGATTCTGGCGGCGCGTGACGTGCCCTCGATTCTGTACGTGCGCGAGCGCCTGCGGCTCGATAAAGGCAGAACGCATGCACCCACGCTCGTGCTGGCGGCCAATGGAGTGGCCGCGATCGCGTTGGCGCTGTTGGTAGTGGTGCAGCGTGCGCCGTGGCTGTCCCTATTGGCCGTGATCGCGTTGGCGGCGCGGGCCGTGTGGGGCCTGTCTCCCAATCGCAGGCCAGTCCCGGTGAAGGTGATCGGTTTCCTCGAAGTGTTCTACGGCCTGCTGGTCGTTGTGCTGGCCGCGCTCGGCCATCACCTGGGCCTGTGA
- a CDS encoding 3-oxoacyl-ACP synthase, whose amino-acid sequence MTSIELPPIGIAGLGTYIPSSVLTGQEIAARADLPEFVVLDKMGIHEVHVAGPDDTVTAMASQAGLRALDMAGLDAKDVDLIVYHGSEYKDHIVWSAASKIQNLLGATNAAAFEMYALCAGAPIAYKAARDMMRLDPRLQNVLLVTASRENDLIDFSNGRTRFMFNFGAGGGAMLFQRRLDRNLVLESAMRTDGTLADTVVMTPAEEGVALLPSEMGTLHGRLDVQHADYMGERLGEVSLGRFVEVITEAIELSGYTLADLRFLGITHMKASFYREILGAVGLTPEQSVYLQDYGHIQSVDQALALELGLAQDKIKQGDLIVLAGAGTGYTWSATAFRWG is encoded by the coding sequence ATGACCTCAATCGAACTCCCCCCGATTGGCATCGCGGGTTTAGGTACCTATATCCCTTCGTCGGTTCTCACCGGACAGGAAATCGCCGCGCGCGCCGACCTGCCCGAATTTGTCGTGCTGGACAAAATGGGCATCCACGAGGTGCACGTTGCTGGGCCGGATGACACTGTAACCGCGATGGCGAGTCAGGCCGGGCTGCGCGCGCTGGATATGGCGGGCCTTGACGCCAAAGACGTAGATCTGATCGTCTATCACGGCAGCGAATACAAAGATCATATCGTGTGGTCGGCAGCGTCGAAGATCCAGAATCTGCTGGGCGCGACAAATGCAGCGGCCTTCGAGATGTACGCGCTGTGCGCGGGCGCGCCGATTGCGTACAAGGCCGCGCGCGATATGATGCGGCTCGATCCGCGCCTGCAAAACGTGCTGCTGGTTACTGCCAGCCGTGAAAACGACCTGATCGACTTCAGCAACGGGCGCACGCGTTTCATGTTCAACTTTGGCGCGGGCGGCGGCGCGATGCTGTTCCAGCGCAGACTGGATCGCAACCTCGTGCTGGAATCCGCGATGCGGACCGACGGCACGCTGGCCGATACGGTGGTGATGACGCCCGCTGAAGAGGGCGTGGCGCTGCTGCCGTCGGAGATGGGCACGCTGCACGGACGGCTGGATGTGCAGCACGCCGACTACATGGGCGAGCGGCTGGGTGAAGTGTCGCTGGGGCGCTTCGTGGAAGTGATCACGGAGGCGATCGAGCTAAGTGGTTATACGTTGGCGGATCTGCGCTTCCTGGGCATCACGCACATGAAGGCCTCGTTCTACCGCGAGATCCTGGGCGCGGTCGGGCTGACGCCGGAACAGTCGGTTTATTTGCAGGACTACGGCCACATTCAGAGCGTCGATCAGGCGCTGGCGCTGGAACTTGGACTGGCGCAGGACAAGATCAAGCAGGGCGATCTGATTGTGCTGGCCGGGGCCGGAACAGGGTATACATGGAGCGCTACCGCTTTCCGGTGGGGCTAA
- a CDS encoding alpha/beta fold hydrolase, translating into MPKVKTNDITLYYEIHGEDHPETLILINGVGQWHEAWWRNVRPLAEHFRVVTFDNRGVGDSDKPDIPYTIDMMADDALGLMDGLGIERAHVLGHSLGGGIALFMARKQSQRIQSLILASTLYWGPQVVMPSPRAMQLLQDRSGDPLELVKNGARVAAAEGFETRDPEGFRKLIDMRFASQQTPNLYLRHSQAGLPYFAADYIADFVPPMPVLLLVGEHDEVAPPANSEAIALQWPHAKFVVIEGAGHLFNIEKPEESNRIITEFLQSQ; encoded by the coding sequence ATGCCAAAAGTGAAGACAAACGACATCACGCTCTATTACGAAATCCACGGTGAGGACCACCCCGAGACGCTGATTCTGATCAACGGCGTGGGGCAGTGGCACGAGGCGTGGTGGCGCAACGTGAGGCCGTTGGCCGAGCATTTCCGCGTGGTGACGTTCGACAACCGGGGCGTCGGGGATTCCGACAAGCCAGATATCCCGTACACGATCGACATGATGGCCGACGACGCGCTGGGCCTGATGGACGGCCTGGGCATCGAGCGCGCGCATGTGCTGGGGCATTCACTGGGCGGCGGGATCGCGCTGTTTATGGCGCGCAAGCAGTCGCAGCGCATCCAGTCACTGATCCTGGCCTCGACGCTGTACTGGGGGCCGCAGGTGGTCATGCCGTCGCCGCGCGCGATGCAGCTTTTGCAGGATCGCTCCGGCGACCCGCTGGAGCTGGTGAAAAACGGCGCGCGCGTGGCCGCCGCCGAAGGCTTCGAGACGCGCGATCCTGAAGGGTTCCGCAAACTGATCGACATGCGTTTCGCCAGCCAGCAAACACCCAACCTGTACCTGCGCCACAGCCAGGCCGGGTTGCCGTACTTCGCCGCCGACTACATCGCGGACTTCGTGCCGCCGATGCCGGTGCTGCTGCTGGTCGGGGAGCACGACGAGGTCGCGCCGCCCGCCAACAGCGAGGCGATCGCGCTGCAGTGGCCGCACGCGAAGTTCGTGGTGATCGAGGGCGCGGGCCACCTGTTCAACATCGAAAAGCCGGAGGAATCGAACCGGATCATCACCGAGTTTTTGCAGAGTCAATGA
- a CDS encoding acyl-CoA synthetase, which yields MNQKSLYITDFLHRRAQLSPDRLAIRDTLTGCDYTYAAWNAQAIQTANYLRALGVKGGDRVAVYAANCMAYLDVWMACGKIGAVLQNLNWRLAVPELVGLICDATPDVLVYSSEFVEQVNAMRADIACMHHFVAIGDRAAPDDCAFADRDDYPETLTAPRPDLDWDSPWVICYTGGTTGLPKGAILSHGNITWNSINTVMSWGLDQNDCAILNSPLFHTGGLNVFTLPLIHAGGASILCGGFDVDQTFDLFASGDVTLFFGVPTMFTVMQQHPRWADADFSRLKLVISGGAPCPLPIFERFWDKGVDFKTGYGLTEAGPNTFWLPQADVRRKPGAVGFPLMHVDVKSVRADGSETTPGEPGELLIRGPHVTPGYWNNPQATTEAIVDGWLHTGDLAICDDEGYYTIVGRLKDMIISGGENVYPAEVESIMYRHPAIHEAALIGVADDKWGEVGRAVVVVEPGQALDEDDLIDFLRERLARYKLPKSAVFVDALPKTGAGKIDKKELVRQYGTV from the coding sequence ATGAATCAAAAGTCTCTATACATCACCGATTTTCTGCACCGGCGGGCGCAGCTTTCGCCGGATCGACTGGCGATCCGTGATACGCTCACCGGGTGCGACTATACCTATGCGGCCTGGAACGCTCAGGCCATCCAGACCGCTAACTACCTGCGTGCGCTCGGCGTCAAAGGCGGCGACCGCGTGGCCGTTTATGCCGCCAACTGCATGGCCTACCTCGACGTCTGGATGGCGTGCGGCAAGATCGGGGCCGTGCTGCAAAACCTCAACTGGCGGCTGGCCGTGCCGGAGCTGGTCGGCCTGATCTGCGACGCCACGCCGGACGTGCTGGTCTATTCGTCCGAGTTCGTCGAGCAGGTGAACGCCATGCGCGCCGACATCGCGTGCATGCATCATTTCGTGGCGATCGGCGACCGGGCCGCGCCGGATGACTGCGCGTTTGCCGACCGTGACGACTATCCCGAGACGCTGACCGCGCCGCGCCCCGACCTCGACTGGGATTCGCCGTGGGTGATCTGCTACACGGGCGGCACGACCGGTCTGCCGAAAGGCGCGATCCTCTCGCACGGCAACATTACGTGGAACAGCATCAACACCGTCATGAGCTGGGGGTTGGACCAGAACGACTGCGCGATTCTTAACTCGCCGTTGTTCCACACCGGCGGGCTGAACGTCTTCACACTGCCGCTGATCCACGCGGGCGGCGCGAGTATCTTGTGCGGCGGCTTTGATGTCGACCAGACCTTCGACCTGTTCGCCTCCGGTGACGTGACGCTGTTCTTTGGCGTGCCGACCATGTTCACCGTCATGCAGCAGCATCCACGCTGGGCGGACGCCGACTTCAGCCGCCTCAAGCTGGTGATCAGCGGCGGCGCGCCGTGCCCGCTGCCGATCTTCGAGCGTTTCTGGGACAAGGGCGTGGACTTCAAGACCGGCTATGGCCTGACCGAAGCCGGGCCGAACACTTTCTGGCTGCCGCAGGCGGACGTACGCCGCAAGCCGGGTGCGGTCGGGTTCCCGCTGATGCACGTGGATGTGAAGTCCGTGCGCGCGGATGGTTCCGAAACGACGCCGGGCGAACCGGGTGAGTTGTTGATCCGGGGGCCGCACGTTACGCCGGGGTATTGGAACAATCCGCAGGCGACCACCGAGGCGATCGTGGACGGCTGGCTGCACACCGGCGATCTCGCCATCTGCGACGACGAAGGCTATTACACCATCGTCGGGCGGCTGAAAGACATGATTATTTCCGGCGGCGAAAACGTCTACCCGGCGGAAGTCGAAAGTATCATGTACCGCCATCCCGCCATCCACGAGGCCGCGCTGATCGGCGTGGCGGACGACAAGTGGGGCGAGGTGGGGCGCGCGGTCGTCGTCGTGGAACCGGGACAAGCCCTGGACGAAGATGACCTGATTGACTTCCTGCGCGAGCGACTGGCGCGGTATAAGCTGCCCAAGTCCGCGGTGTTCGTGGACGCGCTGCCCAAGACCGGCGCGGGCAAGATCGACAAAAAAGAACTCGTGCGGCAGTACGGCACGGTCTGA
- the fabG gene encoding 3-oxoacyl-ACP reductase FabG, translating into MADMLKGRVALVTGGAQGIGKAIALRFAREGAKVVVIDVTQDKADATVAEIRAAGGEAMAAICNVVDREQVADVVAKVIEAYGQIDILCNNAGILRDARLVKMTEEQFDSVIDVNLKGVFNMTQAVAPHMVERGYGRIISTSSIVGLYGNFGQTNYVATKAAVIGMTRVWARELGPKGITANAVAPGFIATDMVKAMPEKVLDMFNERTPVHRLGEPEDIAYGYLMLATEEASFINGIVLSVDGGLVM; encoded by the coding sequence ATGGCAGACATGCTGAAGGGGCGCGTGGCGCTGGTGACGGGCGGCGCGCAGGGCATTGGTAAGGCGATCGCGCTGCGCTTTGCGCGCGAAGGCGCGAAAGTCGTCGTGATCGACGTGACGCAGGACAAGGCCGACGCGACCGTCGCGGAAATCAGGGCGGCGGGCGGCGAGGCGATGGCCGCGATCTGCAACGTGGTGGACCGCGAGCAGGTGGCGGACGTGGTGGCGAAGGTGATCGAAGCGTACGGCCAGATCGACATTCTGTGCAACAACGCAGGCATCCTGCGTGACGCCCGGCTGGTCAAGATGACCGAAGAACAGTTCGACAGCGTGATCGACGTCAACCTCAAGGGCGTGTTCAACATGACGCAGGCCGTCGCGCCGCACATGGTCGAACGCGGGTACGGGCGTATCATCAGCACGTCATCGATCGTGGGCCTCTATGGCAACTTCGGCCAGACCAACTACGTGGCGACCAAAGCCGCCGTGATCGGCATGACGCGCGTCTGGGCGCGCGAATTGGGGCCGAAGGGCATCACCGCCAACGCTGTCGCGCCGGGCTTCATCGCCACGGACATGGTCAAGGCCATGCCGGAGAAGGTGCTCGACATGTTCAACGAGCGCACGCCGGTGCACCGCCTGGGCGAGCCGGAAGATATTGCGTACGGCTACCTGATGCTGGCGACTGAGGAAGCCTCGTTCATCAACGGCATCGTGCTCAGTGTGGACGGCGGCCTGGTGATGTAG